A portion of the Pedobacter cryoconitis genome contains these proteins:
- a CDS encoding VOC family protein has protein sequence MFKRIHHVAIICTDYTVSKNFYVNILGLTVVQEVYREERNSYKLDLSVNGLYQLELFSFENPPERPSRPEAAGLRHLAFEVDDVKAVAAALNAKGVETEALRIDEYTGKKFTFFTDPDGLPLEIYQS, from the coding sequence ATGTTCAAAAGAATTCATCACGTTGCTATAATTTGTACTGATTATACGGTTAGTAAAAATTTCTATGTTAATATATTAGGTTTAACAGTTGTTCAGGAGGTCTATAGAGAGGAACGTAATTCTTATAAATTGGATTTGTCTGTAAACGGGCTTTATCAGCTGGAATTGTTCTCTTTTGAAAATCCTCCTGAAAGGCCTTCCAGGCCAGAGGCTGCGGGGCTGAGGCATTTAGCTTTTGAAGTTGATGATGTTAAGGCTGTTGCGGCTGCGCTGAATGCTAAAGGGGTAGAAACCGAAGCGTTGAGAATTGATGAGTATACGGGTAAGAAGTTTACTTTCTTTACTGATCCTGATGGTTTACCGCTGGAGATTTATCAAAGCTAA
- a CDS encoding tRNA1(Val) (adenine(37)-N6)-methyltransferase, producing the protein MGSVFRFKQFEVDQAGCAMKINTDGVILGAVAEHLDPVNILDIGTGTGVIALMMAQRFPSACVNAVEIDESAALASSKNCLNSPFADRMSVFYSSFEDFTTTLKYSLIVSNPPYFVNDLKNPEKRKEIARHADEDFFDLLLKKAAGMLTEDGLLWLILPVKQAASVVVNAVLQKLFPSKIVHVYSDQTKASFRQIICLGFSDRPPLEEHLYIYEGLNLYTDQYKYLLSDFLLAF; encoded by the coding sequence ATGGGGAGTGTTTTCAGATTTAAACAGTTTGAAGTAGATCAGGCTGGTTGTGCGATGAAAATAAATACGGATGGTGTTATTTTAGGAGCTGTAGCGGAGCATCTGGATCCTGTAAACATTTTAGATATAGGTACTGGAACTGGAGTCATTGCATTGATGATGGCGCAGCGTTTCCCTTCTGCCTGTGTAAATGCAGTTGAAATTGATGAGTCTGCTGCGCTGGCGTCATCAAAAAATTGTTTGAATTCTCCATTTGCTGACAGAATGAGTGTGTTTTATTCTTCCTTTGAAGATTTTACGACCACGCTGAAGTATTCGCTGATTGTTTCCAATCCTCCATATTTTGTAAATGATTTGAAGAATCCTGAAAAGAGAAAGGAGATTGCCAGACATGCAGATGAGGATTTTTTTGACTTGTTATTGAAGAAGGCTGCGGGAATGCTAACTGAGGATGGGTTACTTTGGTTAATTCTTCCGGTGAAACAGGCAGCGTCTGTTGTGGTGAATGCAGTACTTCAAAAACTTTTTCCTTCAAAGATCGTTCATGTGTATTCGGATCAGACTAAGGCTTCTTTCAGACAGATTATTTGTCTTGGTTTTTCTGACAGGCCGCCTTTGGAAGAACATTTATATATATATGAAGGATTGAATTTATATACGGATCAGTATAAATATCTGCTCAGCGATTTTTTACTGGCCTTTTAA
- a CDS encoding metallophosphoesterase family protein, protein MTKIGLISDTHGYLDDAVYKHFDECDEIWHAGDFGPDVAEKLKAFKPLKGVYGNIDDKEIRAEFPEHLRFNCENVDVWMTHIGGYPGKYAPNIKGEIYTNPPKLFITGHSHILKVMFDPKISCLHINPGAAGKSGWHKVKTLIRFCISEEKIHTLEAIEIGNR, encoded by the coding sequence ATGACAAAGATTGGATTAATTTCAGATACACATGGTTACCTGGATGATGCGGTTTATAAGCACTTTGACGAATGTGATGAAATCTGGCATGCGGGAGATTTTGGGCCTGATGTTGCGGAAAAGTTAAAAGCGTTCAAACCGCTAAAAGGAGTGTACGGAAATATTGATGATAAGGAGATCAGAGCGGAGTTTCCAGAGCATCTGCGTTTTAACTGTGAAAATGTAGATGTCTGGATGACTCATATTGGCGGATATCCTGGAAAATACGCTCCAAATATAAAGGGTGAAATATACACTAACCCACCAAAGCTTTTCATTACTGGCCACTCTCATATCTTAAAAGTAATGTTCGATCCTAAAATTAGCTGTTTGCATATAAACCCGGGTGCAGCGGGTAAATCGGGCTGGCATAAAGTTAAAACTTTAATTCGTTTTTGTATTTCGGAAGAAAAAATCCATACCTTAGAGGCCATAGAAATAGGTAATAGGTAA
- the fbp gene encoding class 1 fructose-bisphosphatase — protein sequence MSGIKTLGQFIIEKQADFSYAKGELSRLLRDIGIAAKIVNREVNKAGLVDILGDAGTVNIQGEGQKKLDVFANTQFISALTSGGECCIVATEEEDDFVPIDSPVSKNAKYIVCIDPLDGSSNIDVNVAVGTIFSIYRRKSVEGMATLADVLQKGTEQVAAGYVIYGSSTMLVYTTGKGVNGFTLDPSIGEFCLSHPNMKVPKDGSIYSINEGNYVHFPMGVKQYLKYAQVHDEATNRPYTSRYIGSMVADIHRNLIKGGIYIYPTTASSPNGKLRLLYECNPMAFIIEQAGGTASDGFRRILEIQPEELHQRSSIFIGSEKMVKMAEELMATYAVTDSKVKTA from the coding sequence ATGTCGGGTATAAAAACATTAGGACAATTCATTATTGAGAAACAGGCTGATTTCTCTTACGCAAAAGGAGAGCTCTCCAGATTATTGAGAGATATAGGAATCGCTGCAAAAATTGTTAACCGCGAGGTAAATAAAGCAGGATTAGTAGATATTCTCGGGGATGCAGGAACGGTAAATATCCAGGGGGAGGGGCAGAAAAAGTTAGATGTTTTTGCAAATACCCAGTTTATTTCTGCACTGACCAGCGGAGGAGAGTGCTGTATTGTTGCAACTGAGGAGGAAGATGATTTTGTCCCTATTGATTCTCCAGTCTCTAAAAATGCAAAATATATTGTTTGTATCGATCCTCTGGATGGTTCTTCAAATATTGATGTCAATGTAGCTGTTGGAACTATCTTTTCTATTTACCGCAGAAAATCTGTGGAAGGAATGGCAACTTTAGCTGATGTGCTTCAAAAAGGTACAGAGCAGGTAGCAGCAGGTTATGTGATCTATGGTTCTTCAACGATGCTGGTTTATACTACTGGTAAGGGAGTGAATGGTTTCACACTTGATCCTTCTATCGGTGAGTTCTGTTTATCTCATCCGAATATGAAAGTGCCTAAAGATGGCAGTATTTATTCGATCAATGAAGGGAATTATGTGCATTTCCCTATGGGGGTAAAGCAGTATCTTAAATATGCACAGGTTCATGATGAAGCAACTAACAGGCCTTACACTTCAAGGTATATTGGTTCTATGGTTGCTGATATTCACCGTAATTTAATTAAGGGGGGTATTTATATTTATCCAACTACAGCAAGTTCTCCAAATGGAAAGCTGAGGTTGTTGTATGAGTGTAATCCAATGGCATTTATTATAGAGCAGGCTGGTGGTACCGCTTCTGATGGTTTCAGAAGGATTTTAGAAATACAGCCTGAGGAATTACACCAGAGATCATCTATTTTTATCGGTTCGGAGAAAATGGTAAAGATGGCTGAAGAGTTGATGGCCACTTATGCGGTAACTGATTCGAAAGTTAAAACTGCTTAG
- the rnhA gene encoding ribonuclease HI — protein MIEIYTDGAASGNPGPGGYGVILRSGSHYKELSGGFRMTTNNRMELLAVIEGLNAIKQPGAQVTIYSDSKYVVDSVEKKWVFGWVKKGFKDKKNKDLWIRYLAVHKLHDIKFIWIKGHNDHPENERCDVLAVAASKDRAAQQIDTEFEAEKNRATLL, from the coding sequence ATGATTGAAATTTATACGGACGGTGCAGCAAGCGGAAATCCAGGGCCAGGAGGATATGGCGTAATATTACGCTCAGGTAGTCATTATAAAGAATTAAGCGGAGGCTTCCGCATGACGACCAATAACAGGATGGAACTGCTCGCCGTTATCGAAGGCCTCAATGCCATCAAACAACCAGGCGCGCAGGTTACCATTTACTCGGACTCTAAATACGTTGTAGATTCCGTAGAAAAAAAATGGGTATTTGGCTGGGTCAAAAAAGGATTCAAGGATAAAAAGAATAAAGATCTCTGGATTCGTTACCTGGCAGTACATAAATTACACGACATCAAATTTATCTGGATCAAAGGGCACAACGATCATCCTGAAAACGAAAGATGCGATGTATTAGCCGTTGCAGCTTCCAAAGACAGAGCAGCACAGCAAATCGATACAGAATTTGAAGCAGAAAAAAACAGAGCGACCTTACTATAA
- a CDS encoding UbiX family flavin prenyltransferase, which translates to MKKKKIIVAITGASGSVYAKLLLNNLLQLADQIEAVGVVMSDNAKEVWRFELGNSDYEQYPFTFYSKMDFNAPFASGSAKFDTMIIIPCSMGTLGRIAHGISNDLISRAADVILKERRKLIAVVRDTPFSLIHINNMKTVTEAGGIICPASPSYYSIPTTIEEAAQTVVSRVIDLAGLEQDSYRWNENQ; encoded by the coding sequence ATGAAGAAGAAGAAAATCATCGTCGCGATCACCGGAGCCAGCGGTTCTGTCTATGCTAAACTCTTATTGAATAATTTGCTGCAGTTGGCTGACCAGATCGAAGCGGTAGGTGTAGTGATGTCTGACAACGCAAAAGAGGTTTGGCGTTTTGAATTGGGAAATAGTGATTACGAACAGTATCCTTTTACCTTTTATTCAAAAATGGATTTTAATGCTCCTTTTGCTTCCGGATCTGCAAAATTTGATACGATGATTATTATTCCTTGTTCTATGGGGACTTTAGGAAGAATTGCCCATGGCATCTCTAATGATTTAATTTCAAGAGCTGCTGATGTTATCTTAAAAGAACGCAGGAAACTAATTGCTGTAGTAAGAGATACGCCTTTTAGTCTGATTCATATCAATAATATGAAAACGGTGACTGAAGCAGGTGGTATTATCTGTCCGGCCAGTCCATCTTATTATAGTATTCCAACCACTATTGAGGAAGCAGCACAAACTGTCGTGAGCAGAGTCATAGACCTTGCAGGGTTGGAGCAGGATAGTTACAGGTGGAACGAAAACCAGTAA
- the mtaB gene encoding tRNA (N(6)-L-threonylcarbamoyladenosine(37)-C(2))-methylthiotransferase MtaB — MKKVAFYTLGCKLNFSETSTIGRLFTDAGYAVVDFTDAADVYVINTCSVTEHADKKCRKVVKEALKYAPNAYITIVGCYAQLKPVEIAEIEGVDMVLGAAEKFRIVEYISDLTKLPKAVIHQQNIEKVNHNFIAAYSIGDRTRTFLKVQDGCDYPCTYCTIPLARGGSRSDTIENVVNRARQIAESGVKEIVLTGVNLGDFGIRDGKREDKFFDLVKALDEVEGIERIRISSIEPNLLSNEIISFVAASKRFVPHFHIPLQSGSDKILGLMKRRYRRDLYTERVATIKALIPDCCIGVDVIVGFPGETKEDFLDTYQFLNELDISYLHVFTYSEREQTEAAEMTGAVAGSTRADRSKMLHILSDKKRRAFYQSQIGTVGEVLFEDDQKNGFMHGFTKNYVKVKAKYDPVMVNEIKMVKLMELTADGEVEVMETEQVLAH; from the coding sequence ATGAAGAAAGTAGCATTTTATACACTGGGTTGCAAGTTAAACTTTTCGGAAACTTCAACTATCGGACGTCTTTTTACTGATGCAGGTTATGCTGTTGTAGATTTTACTGACGCCGCCGATGTATATGTAATCAATACCTGCTCTGTAACTGAGCATGCGGATAAAAAGTGCCGTAAGGTAGTGAAGGAAGCTCTTAAATATGCACCCAATGCTTATATTACTATTGTTGGTTGTTATGCGCAGTTGAAGCCTGTTGAAATTGCTGAAATTGAAGGTGTGGACATGGTATTGGGCGCGGCCGAGAAATTCCGTATTGTAGAATATATCTCAGACCTGACCAAATTACCAAAAGCCGTTATTCATCAGCAAAATATTGAAAAAGTTAATCATAATTTTATAGCTGCCTATTCTATTGGGGACAGAACACGTACTTTCCTGAAAGTTCAGGATGGCTGTGATTATCCTTGTACTTATTGTACAATTCCGCTTGCAAGAGGTGGCAGCAGAAGTGATACTATAGAAAATGTAGTTAATCGTGCCCGGCAAATTGCGGAAAGTGGTGTAAAAGAAATCGTACTGACTGGTGTAAACCTTGGTGATTTTGGTATCCGTGACGGAAAGCGTGAGGATAAGTTTTTTGATTTGGTGAAAGCTTTGGACGAGGTTGAAGGGATTGAAAGAATCCGGATCTCTTCTATTGAACCTAATTTATTAAGCAATGAAATTATCAGCTTTGTAGCTGCTTCTAAAAGATTTGTGCCCCATTTCCATATTCCATTACAATCGGGTTCTGATAAGATCCTGGGACTAATGAAAAGACGTTACCGCAGAGATTTATACACGGAACGTGTAGCAACAATTAAAGCATTAATTCCTGATTGCTGTATCGGAGTAGACGTCATTGTTGGTTTCCCGGGAGAAACTAAAGAAGACTTCTTAGATACTTACCAGTTCCTGAATGAACTTGATATTTCTTACCTGCATGTTTTTACGTATTCGGAGCGTGAACAGACTGAAGCTGCTGAAATGACTGGTGCTGTTGCCGGAAGTACACGTGCTGACCGAAGTAAAATGCTGCATATTTTATCTGATAAAAAACGCAGGGCTTTTTACCAGTCGCAAATAGGAACTGTTGGAGAAGTTTTATTTGAAGACGATCAGAAAAATGGTTTCATGCATGGTTTTACCAAGAATTATGTGAAGGTGAAAGCTAAATATGACCCTGTAATGGTTAATGAAATTAAAATGGTTAAACTAATGGAATTAACTGCTGATGGTGAGGTAGAAGTTATGGAAACTGAACAAGTTTTAGCACATTAA
- a CDS encoding prolipoprotein diacylglyceryl transferase → MFPTVSHFIEYLFGIQVPLPFNTFGVFVALAFIAGYWAFTQELKRKEALGLLHPVKRIITIGQPATTTELISNCVFGFLIGYKLVYALLNYRLFVSDAQTVLLSLKGNILGGLLFAGLFAYWDYKEKNKFKLAQPKKVEVTEHPYELMGNMIVWAAVWGFLGAKIFDNLEHWDTFIQDPIGGLLSFSGLTFYGGLICGGAAVLYIAKKNGIKPLHMLDVGGPGMMLAYSVGRIGCHMSGDGDWGIVNMNPKPFTWLPDWLWAYTYPNNVAMEGIPIPGCVGKFCNVLPLPVYPTPIYEVIVCFILFLILWRIRHQIKLPGMMFGIYLMMNGMERFFVELIRVNSKYHVAGISFTQAELISSLLFIGGLLLVAFSIKNKNTHTS, encoded by the coding sequence ATGTTTCCTACCGTTTCTCATTTTATAGAATATCTCTTCGGTATTCAGGTTCCTCTGCCTTTTAATACTTTCGGTGTATTTGTCGCCCTGGCTTTTATTGCGGGTTACTGGGCGTTCACGCAGGAACTGAAAAGAAAAGAGGCTTTAGGTTTATTGCATCCTGTAAAAAGAATCATCACTATTGGTCAGCCTGCAACGACTACAGAATTAATCTCTAATTGTGTTTTTGGTTTTCTGATTGGTTATAAACTGGTTTATGCTTTATTGAACTATCGTTTGTTTGTCAGCGATGCACAAACGGTACTGTTATCACTGAAGGGAAATATTCTGGGTGGTTTACTCTTTGCCGGATTATTTGCGTACTGGGATTATAAAGAAAAAAATAAATTCAAACTTGCCCAGCCTAAAAAAGTAGAAGTTACGGAACATCCTTATGAATTAATGGGGAATATGATCGTATGGGCTGCGGTGTGGGGGTTCCTGGGTGCAAAAATATTTGATAACCTGGAACACTGGGATACTTTTATCCAGGATCCTATAGGCGGGTTATTGTCTTTTAGTGGTTTAACATTTTACGGAGGATTAATCTGCGGTGGTGCGGCTGTGTTATATATCGCAAAGAAAAATGGAATTAAGCCTTTACATATGCTGGATGTCGGCGGACCCGGAATGATGCTGGCTTACAGTGTGGGCCGGATTGGTTGTCATATGTCTGGTGATGGGGATTGGGGTATAGTCAATATGAATCCTAAGCCTTTTACCTGGTTACCTGATTGGTTGTGGGCATATACCTATCCAAACAATGTGGCGATGGAGGGGATACCTATTCCGGGCTGTGTTGGCAAATTCTGTAACGTATTGCCTCTTCCTGTATATCCTACGCCTATTTACGAGGTGATTGTATGTTTTATCTTATTCCTTATTCTATGGCGTATCCGCCACCAGATTAAGCTTCCGGGCATGATGTTCGGAATTTATCTGATGATGAACGGAATGGAAAGATTTTTCGTCGAACTGATCCGTGTCAATTCAAAGTATCATGTTGCAGGTATCTCTTTTACACAGGCAGAGTTGATTTCTTCTCTCTTGTTTATCGGTGGTTTGTTATTGGTAGCGTTCTCGATAAAGAATAAAAATACACACACAAGCTAA
- a CDS encoding inositol monophosphatase family protein, which translates to MNYELLSSQVIAIARLAGNFIRKESMRFDAEAIEFKGLNDLVSYVDKTAEEIIVENLDQLIPDAGFTTEEQTVNTKGKTYNWIIDPLDGTTNFIHGVPTYSISIALYEEDKPVLGVVYEINRGEMFHSYKDAPAYLNHKPIRVSQRNSLADSLLATGFPYYEFDKQAQYMRLLAELMQKTHGLRRIGSAAVDLAYVACGRFDAFFEYNLNSYDVAGGAYLVQQAGGKVMNFGGGDEFIERREILATNGLVDIEMLEAIQRHFEG; encoded by the coding sequence TTGAATTACGAATTACTGAGTTCACAGGTTATCGCAATCGCGCGGTTGGCGGGCAATTTTATACGGAAGGAATCGATGCGTTTTGATGCGGAGGCTATTGAATTCAAAGGATTAAACGATTTGGTTTCTTATGTAGATAAAACTGCCGAAGAGATCATTGTCGAAAATCTTGATCAATTAATACCGGATGCTGGTTTTACAACCGAAGAACAAACGGTCAATACGAAAGGGAAAACATATAACTGGATTATAGATCCGCTGGATGGTACGACAAACTTTATTCACGGCGTGCCAACTTACTCTATCAGCATTGCTTTGTATGAAGAGGACAAGCCTGTTTTAGGAGTTGTTTATGAGATCAACAGGGGCGAGATGTTTCATAGTTATAAAGATGCCCCTGCTTATTTAAATCACAAGCCTATCCGGGTTTCTCAACGGAATAGTCTGGCAGATTCTTTACTGGCTACCGGTTTTCCTTATTATGAATTTGACAAACAGGCTCAGTATATGAGGTTACTGGCAGAGTTAATGCAGAAAACACATGGTTTAAGACGGATAGGTTCTGCTGCAGTAGATTTGGCGTATGTGGCTTGTGGTAGATTTGATGCATTTTTTGAATACAATCTGAATTCTTATGATGTGGCTGGAGGGGCTTATCTGGTGCAGCAGGCTGGTGGAAAGGTGATGAATTTTGGCGGTGGCGATGAATTCATCGAGCGCAGGGAAATTCTGGCTACCAACGGTTTGGTCGATATAGAAATGCTGGAAGCTATCCAGCGGCATTTTGAAGGTTAA
- a CDS encoding NifU family protein, with the protein MTINVYTEQTPNPATMKFMVNKLLINGSEDFATKESAEHSPFAKELFKFNFVSGVFFASNFVTITKTEDAEWTDIEPILKEFVKGAVESEYKIKEITTEEAPAFEGSDLEVKIQQILHDYVRPAVEQDGGAISYKSFEEGVVTVELRGSCSGCPSSTITLKSGIQNLLQRMVPEVKEVVSNAL; encoded by the coding sequence ATGACTATTAACGTATATACAGAACAAACCCCGAATCCTGCCACCATGAAGTTTATGGTTAATAAACTTCTGATTAATGGCAGCGAGGACTTCGCTACAAAAGAAAGTGCTGAGCACTCTCCTTTTGCAAAAGAATTATTCAAGTTTAATTTTGTTAGTGGTGTATTTTTCGCAAGTAATTTCGTGACCATTACAAAAACTGAAGATGCTGAATGGACTGATATTGAGCCTATCTTAAAGGAGTTTGTTAAAGGTGCTGTAGAATCAGAATATAAAATAAAAGAAATTACCACAGAAGAAGCCCCTGCTTTTGAAGGATCTGACCTGGAAGTAAAAATCCAGCAGATACTACATGATTACGTGCGTCCTGCTGTTGAACAGGATGGTGGTGCAATCAGCTATAAATCATTTGAAGAAGGTGTAGTTACCGTTGAACTTCGCGGTTCATGCAGCGGATGCCCTTCCTCTACAATCACTTTAAAATCTGGTATTCAGAATTTATTGCAGCGTATGGTTCCTGAAGTAAAAGAAGTTGTTTCCAACGCTTTATAA
- the purB gene encoding adenylosuccinate lyase yields MNLSPLQAISPVDGRYRNTTQNLAKYFSESALIKYRVYVEIEYFIALCETGLTGLSQFDKTNYSKLRSISEQFSDENAQEVKDTEKVTNHDVKAVEYFIKKRFDDLDLGDFKEFIHFGLTSQDINNTAIPYTFKLALEEEYYPNIQLLIVKLQELAAEWKDIPLLAHTHGQPASPTKLGKEFLVFAERLEIQLNALKNIPHSAKFGGATGNFNAHHIAYPGINWVDFSNHFVNDILTLNRAQHTTQIEHYDQFAAQCDALKRINTIIIDLDRDIWAYISKNYFKQKIKEGEVGSSAMPHKVNPIDFENAEGNAGLANALFEFFAAKLPISRLQRDLTDSTVLRNVGVPVAHTIISISSTLKGLNKLLLNNEVIAADLENNWAVVAEAIQTVLRREAYPNPYEALKDLTRTNQKITAHTMAAFIDGLQIDEDLKQELKQITPFNYTGVF; encoded by the coding sequence ATGAATTTATCTCCTCTTCAAGCTATATCACCAGTTGATGGTCGTTATAGAAACACCACACAAAACCTGGCTAAATATTTTTCGGAATCGGCTTTAATCAAATATAGAGTATACGTTGAAATCGAATATTTCATCGCTTTATGTGAAACTGGTTTAACAGGATTAAGCCAGTTTGATAAAACAAATTACAGCAAACTCCGCAGTATATCCGAACAGTTTAGTGATGAAAATGCTCAGGAAGTAAAAGACACAGAAAAAGTTACCAATCATGACGTTAAAGCTGTTGAATATTTTATCAAAAAAAGATTTGATGATTTAGACCTTGGAGACTTTAAAGAATTTATCCACTTCGGATTAACTTCTCAGGATATCAATAATACAGCAATCCCTTATACATTTAAGCTGGCACTTGAAGAAGAATACTATCCAAACATTCAATTGCTGATTGTTAAACTTCAGGAATTAGCTGCTGAATGGAAAGACATTCCTTTATTGGCGCACACTCACGGCCAGCCAGCCTCTCCCACTAAACTGGGTAAAGAGTTTTTAGTCTTCGCAGAACGCCTGGAAATTCAATTGAATGCGCTTAAAAACATTCCCCACAGTGCCAAATTTGGTGGTGCAACAGGAAACTTCAATGCACATCATATTGCCTATCCTGGAATTAACTGGGTAGACTTTTCCAACCACTTTGTCAATGATATTTTAACCTTAAACCGTGCACAACATACTACACAAATTGAGCATTATGACCAATTTGCAGCGCAATGTGATGCCTTAAAAAGGATTAATACGATTATTATTGACCTGGACAGAGATATCTGGGCTTACATTTCTAAAAACTACTTTAAGCAAAAAATTAAAGAAGGAGAAGTAGGTTCTTCCGCAATGCCACATAAAGTAAATCCTATTGACTTTGAAAATGCAGAAGGAAATGCTGGCCTTGCCAATGCACTCTTTGAATTCTTTGCTGCGAAACTGCCAATTTCACGTTTACAGAGAGATTTAACAGACTCCACAGTATTAAGAAACGTAGGTGTACCAGTAGCACATACTATAATCTCTATCTCTTCTACTTTAAAAGGGCTGAACAAGCTTTTATTAAACAATGAAGTTATTGCTGCAGACCTGGAAAATAACTGGGCAGTAGTTGCTGAAGCTATACAAACCGTATTGAGAAGAGAAGCTTATCCTAATCCATATGAAGCCTTAAAAGACCTGACGCGTACCAATCAGAAAATTACTGCGCATACCATGGCAGCATTTATCGACGGTCTTCAAATCGATGAGGATTTAAAGCAAGAATTAAAACAAATCACTCCATTTAATTATACTGGCGTATTTTAA
- a CDS encoding RNA polymerase sigma factor — MSNKLSDSVPTDREVVLGILNNSEDALNKLYVGYFPMILQFIINNNGDEDDAKDVYQEAIIILYNKIKSGDFELSSKLKTYIYSVCRRIWLKKLAQQSKKTNNVSDFEDVVSVEVDLEYHEEKDLQFEKMGSALENLGEPCKTIIQDFYINNLSMQDICEKFGYTNTDNAKTQKYKCLQRLKKLFFQS; from the coding sequence GTGAGTAACAAGTTAAGCGATTCAGTTCCAACAGATAGAGAGGTAGTTTTAGGGATACTAAATAACTCAGAAGATGCACTTAATAAGCTGTACGTCGGGTATTTTCCGATGATTTTGCAGTTTATTATAAATAATAATGGTGATGAGGATGATGCAAAAGATGTCTATCAGGAAGCGATTATTATTTTATATAATAAAATTAAGAGCGGAGATTTTGAGTTAAGCAGCAAACTTAAGACCTATATATATTCAGTTTGCAGACGTATTTGGTTAAAAAAGCTTGCGCAGCAAAGCAAAAAAACAAATAATGTTTCTGATTTTGAGGATGTAGTGTCAGTAGAGGTTGATTTAGAGTATCATGAGGAGAAAGATCTTCAGTTTGAAAAGATGGGTTCGGCGTTAGAGAACCTGGGGGAACCTTGTAAAACTATTATTCAGGATTTTTATATAAATAATCTCTCCATGCAGGATATCTGTGAGAAGTTTGGCTATACCAATACGGATAATGCCAAAACTCAGAAATATAAATGCCTGCAGAGATTAAAGAAATTATTTTTTCAATCTTAA
- a CDS encoding S1C family serine protease yields the protein MRNDIELDAIIEDYLRGKLTAAEAEAFDKLRANDPVIDHKVVAHKVFMDAIKQYGKVLSLKEQMDRAHAGINVAALSEELRPHPSFIINMWRKNKSAMAIAASFILLTIFSIYSIQHNTLQNGTYEVMRREITNIKNSQNKLVRTINSSPKTDKGHVRSAQFGGTGFALTANGYLCTNYHVVRDADSVYVQNNKGDSYKVKVVYRDPQYDIAILKIIDESFTPLSAIPYKLKKNSIGMGENVYTLGYPKDDAVLGEGYISSKTGHVGDTTQYQVSIPINPGNSGGPLLDNYGNIIGVITAKENQVDGATFAIKSKYILEALNAIPQDSLGKKVIFAKKNPLQGLNRTKQIDKIENYVYMIKVYN from the coding sequence ATGAGGAACGACATAGAATTAGATGCTATCATTGAAGATTACCTCAGGGGTAAACTTACAGCTGCAGAAGCAGAAGCTTTTGATAAATTGCGCGCCAATGATCCTGTAATTGATCATAAAGTAGTTGCGCATAAGGTTTTTATGGACGCAATAAAGCAATATGGTAAAGTCCTTTCTTTGAAAGAGCAGATGGACAGGGCCCATGCCGGAATAAATGTAGCTGCACTGAGCGAGGAGCTGAGACCGCATCCTTCGTTTATTATCAATATGTGGCGCAAAAATAAGTCGGCGATGGCTATTGCTGCTTCATTCATCCTGCTTACTATATTCTCTATTTATTCTATACAGCATAATACCTTGCAAAATGGTACTTATGAGGTAATGCGCAGAGAGATTACCAATATCAAAAACAGTCAGAATAAACTGGTAAGAACTATCAATTCAAGTCCTAAGACTGACAAGGGACATGTTCGGTCAGCACAGTTTGGCGGAACGGGGTTTGCTTTAACTGCAAATGGATATTTATGTACAAATTATCATGTAGTAAGAGATGCAGATTCAGTTTATGTACAAAATAATAAAGGAGACTCTTATAAGGTTAAGGTTGTTTACCGTGATCCGCAGTATGATATTGCAATCCTGAAAATTATTGATGAGTCGTTTACACCGCTTTCAGCTATTCCTTATAAATTGAAGAAAAATAGTATTGGAATGGGTGAAAATGTATATACGTTAGGGTATCCAAAAGATGACGCTGTTTTGGGTGAAGGTTATATTAGTTCAAAAACAGGCCATGTCGGCGATACTACGCAATACCAGGTTTCTATTCCAATCAATCCTGGAAACAGTGGTGGTCCTTTACTGGATAACTATGGTAATATCATCGGTGTGATTACTGCTAAAGAGAATCAGGTTGATGGCGCAACGTTCGCCATTAAGTCTAAATATATTCTGGAAGCTTTAAACGCGATTCCTCAGGATTCATTAGGTAAGAAGGTTATCTTTGCTAAAAAGAATCCTTTACAGGGCTTAAACAGAACTAAACAAATAGATAAAATTGAAAACTATGTCTATATGATCAAAGTATATAATTAA